A genomic region of Ictidomys tridecemlineatus isolate mIctTri1 chromosome 10, mIctTri1.hap1, whole genome shotgun sequence contains the following coding sequences:
- the Palb2 gene encoding partner and localizer of BRCA2 isoform X8, whose amino-acid sequence MEEPSGKPLSCAEKEKLKEKLAFLKREYSKTLARLQRAQRAEKVKNSVKKTVEQDCSLQQEISSQLNHSEPKNEGSPYKELQINVRLDGNTGEKTPITLAAEPESFNPEDGPEEGLRVSGMDDIQEHCPYRANGPDSEKRQSKLPGRRKKQPKRAHVSQEGECFFDTDSLILSGKRLKKQEAIGSKNPRSPITEIPSLSSCKSEIPDSPAPLVETDGENILIPSNAKSERVDTPFKGNNFSNNTEDPLHTIPDNSNHEYLEHMPPKGNCELITQGFKNISLTSPINPEVQGHQMTVSPDSTVVNKAAGTTGQLPRSPSLEADNSCSASELPYNNLPAKIKQNLKEQNHTKESTINAFSDRNENLQENEVLSQSKSLSPEAVPSVSTENQIHSCTVLEGLLFPAEYYVRTTRRMSNCQKKVALEAVIQNHLGGRKKEFKNKSKEAPKNLNPSNENSAQSETEILDTGTGQAISRSPQELLSPPDVSSPPGSTEDNNCSRRALLQPSGRRHRGKRKSVCTPALGHSELIWPIFSTLGVNRSKEEVTLGRQQNEKAIIHGKEVHCRKKDSLSSINNAYLALDDAFSVPFYKNEMLSLKQLLSFLNVTDFQLPEDDFGPLMLEKLKSCSEKLIEPLESKMCKERYLKEDNCVVLEELSPKQIDAEMEDSEEDLIAILRKAHRQIPNLKHQPPNKGLSSSMILFTPLNTSASDDNSTPAVDLCSSALPMLGTTPALGSQAYCEKASAKVIGQTCSTSQLYTPEDTVSLASDSKQYDSSTSSPKLGTSLHVSGRQEQPAHDHDSGLQATLLPTESFTFRENQLCGNRCLELHKHSIEQTKVADLPTCDSLNPGSLQLISKLKNPSGSCSVDVSAMWWERAGFKEPCIITACEYVVSLWRPLDTWQWEKIYTWHFTEGITLFL is encoded by the exons ATGGAAGAGCCTTCCGGGAAGCCCCTCAGCTGTGCGGAGAAGGAAAAG ttgAAGGAAAAATTAGCCTTCTTGAAAAGGGAATACAGCAAGACACTGGCCCGCCTTCAG CGTGCCCAAAGAGCTGAGAAGGTTAAGAATTCTGTTAAGAAAACAGTAGAACAGGATTGCTCGCTCCAGCAAGAAATCTCATCACAGCTAAACCACTCAG AACCTAAAAATGAAGGATCTCCTTATAAGGAGTTACAAATCAATGTCCGTCTGGATGGcaacactggagaaaagacaccTATAACACTTGCTGCTGAGCCTGAGTCTTTTAACCCTGAAGATGGCCCAGAAGAAGGATTACGTGTTTCAGGAATGGATGACATCCAAGAACATTGTCCCTACAGGGCAAATGGCCCTGATAGTGAGAAAAGGCAGAGTAAGCTtccagggagaagaaagaagcagCCAAAGAGAGCACATGTCTCACAGGAGGGCGAATGTTTCTTTGACACTGATTCACTCATACTCTCTGGAAAAAGACTAAAGAAACAGGAAGCAATCGGTAGCAAAAATCCTAGGTCACCAATAACTGAAATACCCTCCCTTTCAAGTTGTAAGTCTGAAATTCCAGATTCTCCAGCACCACTTGTAGAAACTGATGGAGAGAATATATTAATTCCATCAAATGCCAAATCAGAAAGAGTTGATACCccatttaaaggaaataatttctcCAATAACACTGAAGATCCTTTGCATACTATACCAGATAACAGTAATCATGAGTACCTTGAACATATGCCTCCTAAAGGTAATTGTGAACTCATTACTCAGGGGTTTAAAAACATTAGCCTTACTTCACCCATAAACCCGGAGGTACAAGGCCACCAAATGACTGTCTCTCCAGATAGCACAGTAGTAAATAAAGCTGCAGGCACCACTGGCCAGCTGCCTAGAAGTCCTTCATTAGAGGCAGATAATTCATGTTCTGCAAGTGAACTCCCTTATAATAACTTACCAGCAAAGATAAAGCAaaacttaaaagaacaaaatcacaCCAAGGAATCTACCATTAATGCTTTTAGTGATAGAAATGAAAATCTTCAAGAAAATGAGGTTCTAAGTCAATCTAAGAGTCTTAGCCCGGAAGCAGTCCCTTCTGTTTCTACAGAAAATCAAATACATTCTTGCACAGTGCTTGAAGGCCTTTTGTTTCCGGCGGAATACTATGTTAGAACAACACGTCGCATGTCCAATTGCCAGAAGAAAGTAGCCCTAGAAGCTGTAATTCAAAATCACTTGGGTGGCAGGAAGaaggagtttaaaaataaaagtaaggaaGCACCTAAAAATTTAAACCCTTCCAATGAAAATAGTGCCCAGAGTGAAACTGAGATTTTGGACACAGGCACAGGACAAGCAATCTCAAGAAGTCCTCAGGAGCTTCTCTCTCCCCCTGACGTCAGCTCTCCCCCTGGGTCCACTGAAGATAACAACTGTTCTAGGAGGGCTCTTTTGCAGCCATCTGgtagaagacacagaggaaaaaggaaatcagTCTGCACCCCAGCACTAGGTCATAGTGAACTGATTTGGCCAATTTTCAGCACATTGGGTGTTAACAGATCCAAGGAAGAAGTCACCTTGGGCAGGCAGCAGAATGAAAAAGCCATTATTCATG ggAAGGAAGTTCATTGTCGAAAAAAGGACTCCCTCTCTTCCATTAATAACGCTTATTTAGCTTTGGATGATGCTTTCAGTgttccattttataaaaatgaaatgctaaGTTTAAAGCAACTGTTGTCTTTTCTCAATGTCACAGACTTTCAGTTACCTGAAGACGACTTTGGGCCTCTTATGCTTGAAAAACTGAAGTCCTGCTCAGAAAAACTTATTGAGCCTCTGGAATCAAAAATGTGCAAGGAGAGGTATCTTAAAGAGGACAATTGTGTTGTTCTGGAGGAACTGAGTCCTAAACAAATAGATGCCGAAATGGAGGACTCAGAAGAGGACCTTATTGCTATACTAAGAAAAGCACATCGTCAAATACCAAATCTAAAACATCAGCCTCCCAACAAGGGCCTTTCTTCGTCCATGATACTTTTTACTCCTTTAAATACTTCTGCATCTGACGATAATAGCACACCCGCTGTGGACCTGTGTTCATCTGCTCTCCCCATGTTAGGCACTACTCCAGCCCTTGGTTCCCAGGCGTACTGTGAAAAAGCATCTGCCAAGGTCATTGGACAAACTTGCTCTACATCCCAGCTTTATACCCCGGAAGACACAGTCAGCCTGGCTAGTGACAGTAAGCAGTACGACAGTTCCACCAGCTCACCCAAACTGGGAACCAGCCTGCATGTGTCAGGTAGGCAAGAACAGCCTGCCCATGACCATGACTCTGGCCTCCAAGCAACACTTCTACCCACTGAGTCATTCACTTTCAGAGAAAATCAACTCTGTGGAAATAGGTGCCTGGAGTTGCATAAACATTCCATTGAACAG ACTAAAGTAGCAGATCTTCCCACCTGTGACAGCTTAAACCCAGGCAGCCTACAATTGATTTCCAAGTTAAAG